Proteins from one Mycobacterium sp. EPa45 genomic window:
- a CDS encoding lipopolysaccharide biosynthesis protein yields the protein MVTTEVVPPAAGRNMTVNSLALIASSLLTGMLGLVFWGVAGRLYPATEVGVAAALITSALMLSMMSMLSIDNIYERFLPVAGEKAGSLIKRGYLVVAGTSLLAGWALVVFGPRDELFTSGWAMVCYPLLVMVLAVFTLLDKTAVGLGVTKWSAAKNLIHAVVKLAALFGLVWTGSGASIVLAWGATAAAGILFVLAAMRRRWRTHAQFRRPSELPAQRHLLSYVGSSFGITTLWLIGPLVVPLIVVSRFGAAANAHFAVAWAIINALYFAVHLVMSPFVAEVAAHPDKVAALSTRMVQMMAVVSIIGALGLVGVGPYVLGLIGSDYRAQGQGLLVLAAVFVPLSAVSAIYEGFARVSRKMTLMVVMRCVSTVTVVAGTVLITPHTGVVGVGWAYLAAEAIPALVLLPPAIRWLRRARANSAG from the coding sequence ATGGTGACCACCGAGGTTGTGCCGCCCGCCGCTGGGCGCAACATGACGGTCAACTCACTGGCGTTGATCGCCTCCAGTCTGCTGACCGGGATGTTGGGTCTGGTCTTCTGGGGAGTTGCCGGACGGCTTTATCCCGCAACGGAAGTGGGTGTGGCGGCGGCGCTGATCACCTCGGCGCTGATGCTGTCGATGATGTCGATGTTGAGCATCGACAACATCTACGAACGCTTCCTGCCGGTGGCCGGCGAGAAGGCCGGCTCACTGATCAAACGGGGATATCTGGTCGTCGCGGGCACGAGCCTGCTCGCCGGCTGGGCGCTGGTGGTGTTCGGTCCGCGCGACGAATTGTTCACGTCGGGCTGGGCGATGGTCTGTTATCCGTTGCTGGTGATGGTGCTGGCGGTGTTCACGTTGTTGGACAAGACCGCCGTCGGTCTCGGCGTGACGAAGTGGTCTGCGGCGAAGAACCTGATTCATGCCGTCGTCAAGCTGGCGGCGCTGTTCGGTCTGGTCTGGACTGGCAGCGGTGCGTCTATCGTGCTGGCCTGGGGCGCGACTGCGGCCGCTGGAATTCTGTTCGTGCTGGCCGCGATGCGCCGGCGGTGGCGGACGCATGCTCAGTTCCGCCGGCCGTCCGAGCTTCCGGCCCAACGACATCTGCTGTCGTATGTCGGGTCCTCGTTCGGGATCACCACGCTGTGGCTCATCGGGCCACTCGTAGTGCCGCTGATCGTCGTCAGCCGATTCGGAGCGGCGGCCAACGCGCACTTCGCCGTGGCATGGGCGATCATCAATGCGCTGTACTTCGCGGTACACCTGGTGATGAGTCCATTCGTCGCGGAGGTGGCGGCCCACCCCGACAAGGTGGCAGCGCTGTCCACCCGGATGGTGCAGATGATGGCCGTGGTATCAATCATCGGCGCGCTCGGGCTGGTCGGGGTCGGACCGTATGTCCTCGGCCTCATCGGCTCTGACTATCGAGCGCAAGGGCAGGGGCTGCTCGTGCTGGCGGCGGTGTTCGTGCCGCTGTCTGCGGTGAGTGCGATCTACGAGGGATTCGCACGCGTCAGCCGAAAGATGACCCTGATGGTCGTGATGCGGTGCGTGTCGACTGTGACCGTGGTCGCGGGAACGGTACTGATCACGCCGCACACCGGAGTGGTCGGTGTGGGCTGGGCATACCTTGCGGCCGAAGCGATTCCGGCGCTCGTCTTGTTGCCGCCGGCGATTCGCTGGCTGCGCCGGGCACGCGCGAACAGCGCGGGTTAA
- a CDS encoding glycoside hydrolase family 16 protein yields MAIVAASVLALNVGSSALLRPVAGAQTGNGNCPTTAAATQGWGAPNRVDDFTEPGSLRQWSIYDGPGHNGNGRRTRGAVSVADDRLTLTGDAQGNSGGMAWLPGQLHGRWEACVKSSPSGPDYHSLLLLWPDAENWPVGGEVDFMEIGDPTRQSVEGWLHYGPNDERQSSAVRIDATQWHSWAVEWTPARVAMFVDGVQWWETTNPAELPPGPMHLCIQLDNFGADLSSGASMTVDWARQYPL; encoded by the coding sequence ATGGCCATCGTGGCGGCCAGCGTCCTCGCACTCAACGTGGGTTCCTCCGCCCTGTTGCGCCCGGTCGCCGGCGCGCAGACCGGCAACGGCAACTGCCCCACCACGGCCGCCGCCACCCAGGGGTGGGGCGCCCCCAACCGCGTCGACGACTTCACCGAACCCGGGTCACTGCGCCAGTGGTCGATCTATGACGGACCGGGCCACAATGGCAACGGCCGACGCACCCGGGGTGCGGTTTCCGTCGCCGACGACAGGCTGACCCTCACCGGCGATGCTCAGGGAAACTCGGGTGGGATGGCGTGGCTCCCCGGTCAATTGCATGGCCGCTGGGAGGCCTGCGTCAAGTCCTCGCCATCGGGTCCCGACTACCACAGCTTGTTGCTGCTGTGGCCCGACGCCGAAAACTGGCCCGTCGGTGGTGAAGTCGACTTCATGGAGATCGGTGATCCCACGCGGCAGTCGGTCGAGGGCTGGCTGCATTACGGCCCGAACGACGAGCGCCAGTCGAGCGCAGTGCGGATCGATGCGACGCAGTGGCACAGCTGGGCGGTCGAATGGACGCCTGCGCGGGTGGCGATGTTCGTCGACGGCGTTCAGTGGTGGGAGACCACCAACCCGGCCGAACTGCCGCCGGGCCCGATGCACCTGTGCATTCAGCTCGACAACTTCGGCGCGGACCTGAGCAGCGGTGCATCCATGACGGTCGACTGGGCCCGCCAGTATCCGCTTTAA
- a CDS encoding carbohydrate-binding domain-containing protein, with translation MFRWCSASVMAMAVACGVVLAVAPPAPAADATSIEAETMSLSTTKGAKIVTDAGASGGTALSLTGAVTLSTTLALPQSIKVVMRARGLQCFGAPVAAVLVDGVVIGRSPITATTWTDYTATANIPAGTHAIGITFTNPQWFFCVRTLYVDTVSVVASTTSQPADLTQAPLADLPGWKHILADNFTKDAAPGSWANPADPAKVVYVGADGQQWLTYPQTFTDTYQHRPYRADQVLSVSNGTLNYYLHNVDGQPAGASPSPILPNGTQYQTYGRYSVRLKVDTAALAEYHIAFLLWPQSELWPTDGEEDFPEGALSSTAKAFAHYARSTGGQDGVDTGKTFTDWHVYTVEWLPGHVRFYLDDALVLDSTKYVPSKPMRWQLQVETNGSGTNSGHVLVDWISIWSYTGS, from the coding sequence ATGTTCCGGTGGTGCTCGGCGAGTGTGATGGCGATGGCGGTCGCCTGCGGCGTGGTCCTGGCTGTGGCACCGCCGGCGCCGGCCGCCGACGCGACGTCGATCGAAGCCGAGACGATGAGCCTCTCGACGACCAAGGGCGCCAAGATCGTCACCGACGCAGGCGCATCCGGTGGAACCGCGCTCAGCTTGACCGGCGCTGTGACGCTGTCGACGACCCTTGCGTTGCCGCAATCGATCAAAGTCGTCATGCGTGCCAGGGGGCTGCAATGTTTTGGTGCGCCCGTCGCCGCGGTGCTCGTCGACGGCGTGGTGATCGGCCGGAGCCCGATCACGGCGACCACATGGACCGACTACACCGCGACCGCCAACATCCCGGCGGGAACGCACGCGATCGGGATCACTTTCACCAATCCGCAGTGGTTCTTCTGTGTACGCACGTTGTACGTCGACACGGTCAGCGTCGTGGCGTCGACGACCTCGCAACCCGCTGATCTGACCCAGGCGCCGCTGGCCGACCTTCCGGGGTGGAAACACATCCTCGCCGACAACTTCACCAAGGACGCCGCGCCGGGAAGCTGGGCCAACCCCGCGGATCCGGCCAAAGTCGTCTACGTGGGCGCCGACGGCCAGCAGTGGCTGACCTATCCGCAGACGTTCACCGACACCTACCAACATCGCCCGTATCGCGCCGACCAGGTACTCAGTGTCAGCAACGGCACGCTGAACTATTACCTGCACAATGTCGACGGCCAGCCGGCGGGCGCCAGCCCGTCCCCGATCCTGCCGAACGGCACCCAGTACCAGACCTACGGTCGCTATTCGGTGCGGCTCAAAGTCGACACCGCCGCGCTGGCCGAGTATCACATCGCATTCCTGCTGTGGCCGCAGTCCGAACTCTGGCCGACCGACGGCGAGGAGGATTTTCCGGAGGGCGCGTTGTCCTCGACCGCCAAAGCGTTCGCGCACTACGCCCGTTCGACCGGCGGCCAAGACGGGGTGGACACCGGCAAGACGTTCACCGACTGGCATGTGTACACCGTCGAGTGGCTGCCCGGCCATGTCCGGTTCTATCTCGACGACGCTCTGGTGCTGGACAGCACCAAGTATGTACCCAGCAAGCCGATGCGCTGGCAACTGCAGGTCGAGACCAACGGGAGCGGGACCAATAGCGGTCATGTGCTGGTCGACTGGATTTCCATCTGGTCGTACACAGGAAGTTGA
- a CDS encoding DUF2510 domain-containing protein: MEDQLDVAAQGRSNRTAVTCANGHENPAGQYFCGECGDLLEPGLLICLSGHANPADRRFCGDCGAPLVAPQGVEPATSTARWSVDPTGRHQCRYWDGVRWTRHVADGGTLGVDRARPSGGRADSWIALVAGLITVALLAGAGADIWVQLSRAKDNAREKQAAAQSTTATTTSAEASSTSTEAPPAEPPAAPSPVVIATACQPGGLTGVAADGSPTYCERLADTDTYLWSLSPGDIPMPDVAQGGDPAVGVCMAQTGRTEADCVEYLQRAR; this comes from the coding sequence ATGGAGGATCAACTGGACGTGGCGGCGCAGGGGCGGTCTAACAGGACGGCGGTGACCTGCGCCAATGGCCATGAGAACCCGGCGGGGCAGTATTTCTGCGGCGAGTGCGGAGACTTGCTGGAGCCGGGCTTGCTCATCTGCCTGTCCGGTCACGCCAATCCCGCCGACCGGCGCTTCTGCGGCGACTGCGGTGCACCTCTGGTCGCACCGCAGGGCGTCGAGCCGGCGACCTCGACCGCACGTTGGTCGGTCGATCCCACCGGCCGGCATCAATGCCGTTATTGGGACGGCGTGCGGTGGACGCGGCATGTGGCCGACGGCGGAACCCTCGGCGTCGACCGCGCCCGGCCGTCGGGCGGGCGGGCGGATTCCTGGATCGCGCTGGTCGCCGGGCTGATCACCGTTGCCCTGCTGGCCGGTGCGGGCGCCGATATCTGGGTTCAGCTGTCCCGCGCGAAGGACAACGCGAGGGAGAAACAGGCAGCGGCTCAGAGCACGACCGCGACGACCACCTCCGCTGAAGCGTCGTCGACGAGCACCGAAGCCCCGCCGGCCGAGCCGCCCGCCGCGCCGTCGCCCGTTGTCATCGCGACCGCGTGCCAGCCCGGCGGCCTGACCGGCGTCGCGGCCGACGGTTCCCCCACCTACTGTGAGCGACTCGCCGACACCGACACCTACCTCTGGTCGCTGTCGCCTGGCGACATCCCCATGCCCGACGTGGCGCAGGGCGGCGACCCGGCGGTCGGAGTGTGTATGGCCCAGACCGGCCGCACCGAAGCCGACTGCGTCGAATATCTCCAACGCGCTCGGTGA
- a CDS encoding PH domain-containing protein codes for MGYPENVLAAGEQVVLHRHPHWKRLVGPILVLLIATILAAFVAALVNNTSWDPTAKKVLFGVIAAIWLILVGWLTLWKFLNWLTTHFVITDRRVMFRHGLLTRSGIDIPLARINSVEFRHGLFDRMLRTGTLIIESASQDPLEFHDIPRVERVHSLLYHEVFDTLGSEESPS; via the coding sequence GTGGGCTATCCCGAGAACGTGCTGGCCGCGGGCGAACAGGTCGTGCTGCACCGCCACCCGCATTGGAAACGACTGGTCGGTCCGATCCTCGTGCTGCTGATCGCCACGATCCTGGCCGCATTCGTGGCCGCGCTCGTGAACAACACCAGCTGGGACCCCACCGCGAAGAAGGTGCTCTTCGGCGTCATCGCGGCAATCTGGTTGATCCTGGTCGGCTGGCTTACGTTGTGGAAGTTCTTGAATTGGCTCACAACGCATTTCGTGATCACTGACCGCCGAGTCATGTTCCGTCACGGGCTGCTGACCCGGTCGGGTATCGATATCCCGCTGGCGCGCATCAACAGTGTGGAGTTCCGGCACGGGCTGTTCGATCGCATGTTGCGTACCGGCACGCTGATCATCGAGTCGGCGAGCCAAGACCCGCTTGAGTTCCACGACATTCCCCGCGTGGAGCGGGTGCACTCACTGCTGTATCACGAAGTCTTCGACACCCTGGGCTCCGAAGAGTCGCCCAGCTGA